From Spirochaetota bacterium, a single genomic window includes:
- the cobS gene encoding adenosylcobinamide-GDP ribazoletransferase — MIFIYTKIITNLKEILVALGFLTLIPIPQREKIEMGSFARSMAYYPLVGLLIGFILFSVYFLLRDYFSPLLIMVLVTGIWARGTGSLHLEGFVDAVDGFSAGPDRERILSVMKDPNCGSKGVVALVFLIFFKIAILMDIPDDLIFHSLLIAPAISRWSMVSASFFCDYARNKGGLGKPFVENVGIREFIISCSIVLIAGLVLLQTQFIAVMIAPICFTIAAILYLKKRLGGITGDVLGALNELMEVVSLSSFLFFW, encoded by the coding sequence ATGATTTTTATTTATACAAAAATAATTACAAACCTAAAAGAGATTTTAGTAGCCCTTGGTTTTCTTACGTTAATTCCCATACCTCAAAGAGAAAAAATTGAGATGGGAAGCTTTGCAAGATCAATGGCCTATTATCCATTGGTGGGATTGCTTATTGGGTTTATCCTGTTCTCTGTCTATTTTTTATTAAGGGATTATTTTTCTCCACTGCTTATTATGGTTCTGGTAACCGGAATATGGGCCAGGGGCACGGGCTCGCTTCATCTGGAAGGTTTTGTTGATGCTGTAGATGGTTTTAGCGCAGGTCCGGATAGGGAGAGGATCCTGTCAGTGATGAAGGATCCAAATTGTGGCTCAAAAGGTGTTGTGGCGCTTGTATTTTTAATTTTTTTTAAAATTGCGATACTCATGGACATCCCTGATGATTTGATATTCCACTCCCTGCTCATAGCCCCAGCCATCAGTAGATGGTCCATGGTGAGCGCATCATTTTTTTGTGATTATGCAAGAAATAAGGGCGGATTGGGGAAACCCTTTGTGGAGAATGTCGGTATAAGGGAATTTATTATCTCCTGCTCAATTGTTTTAATTGCGGGTTTAGTTCTTTTGCAAACTCAATTCATTGCAGTAATGATAGCCCCTATCTGCTTCACTATTGCGGCAATTCTATATCTTAAAAAGAGGCTTGGCGGAATTACAGGGGATGTTTTAGGTGCCTTAAATGAACTGATGGAGGTAGTCAGTTTGTCATCATTTCTATTTTTTTGGTAA
- a CDS encoding metallophosphatase, with translation MRSGKAIFVTSLYFLFYAMTVAIPKSLLAKEGGLTIIHTNDLHSYLFGFSLVDNLPLISDSEEGLGGWARIASVINKERNNRDNSVLVLDAGDFLVGAFPYDIGIDKNSIPNLMKEMGYDAITLGNHDFDLGPGGLAEILLSSYKRGSIPEIIFSSAIFSKERGEDDSLEALFNKKIISPYIILEKYGFRIGIFGVMGRNAAMMSPFAYPVKFKDPIQVSIEMIKLLKIEKRMDMVICLSHSGLAKDALKSEDEILATKVEGIDIIISGHTHTKLITPIIISDTIIVQAGEYGMHVGVLDVYYKDGMSQFRRYNLIEINDRIKKDERIQKKIESIVKNKS, from the coding sequence ATGAGATCAGGTAAGGCAATATTTGTGACCTCTTTATATTTTCTTTTTTATGCAATGACCGTTGCTATTCCGAAGAGTCTTCTGGCAAAGGAGGGAGGGCTGACAATAATACATACAAATGATCTGCATTCTTACCTTTTTGGCTTTTCACTTGTAGACAATTTGCCACTTATATCTGATAGTGAGGAAGGACTTGGTGGCTGGGCAAGAATAGCTTCAGTTATAAATAAAGAGAGGAATAATCGAGATAATTCCGTCCTTGTCTTAGATGCTGGTGACTTCCTTGTTGGAGCTTTCCCTTATGATATAGGCATTGATAAGAATTCTATCCCAAACTTAATGAAGGAAATGGGATATGACGCAATTACACTGGGGAATCACGATTTTGATTTAGGCCCAGGAGGTTTGGCGGAAATATTATTATCATCCTATAAGAGAGGCAGTATACCGGAAATCATCTTTTCAAGCGCTATTTTCAGTAAGGAGAGGGGGGAGGATGATTCTTTGGAAGCGCTCTTTAATAAAAAGATAATATCGCCATATATCATATTAGAAAAATATGGCTTCAGGATTGGTATCTTTGGTGTTATGGGGAGGAACGCGGCAATGATGTCCCCATTTGCCTACCCTGTAAAATTTAAAGATCCCATTCAAGTCTCCATCGAGATGATCAAATTATTAAAGATAGAAAAAAGGATGGATATGGTTATCTGTCTTTCTCACAGTGGCTTGGCAAAGGATGCATTAAAATCAGAGGATGAGATTTTAGCAACAAAGGTTGAAGGTATAGACATAATCATCAGCGGGCATACACACACTAAGCTGATAACACCGATTATCATAAGTGACACAATCATTGTGCAAGCAGGGGAATACGGTATGCATGTCGGGGTGCTTGATGTATACTATAAAGATGGGATGTCGCAGTTCAGAAGATACAACCTCATTGAAATAAATGATAGAATAAAAAAGGATGAGAGGATTCAGAAAAAAATAGAATCCATTGTTAAAAATAAGAGTTAA
- a CDS encoding nitronate monooxygenase, whose protein sequence is MKGGWPYFNLITFTNSIVLHLRVIIKEYKRRFNMKTRITELFRIKYPILLSGMSWISLPKLVAAVSNAGGLGMFAVGPMSPEETRETIQEIRKLTKKPFGANATLIYPDAAQSVAVLLEEKIPIINFSLGKGDWIVKAAHEYGGKVLATVVMHKHAKRAEDYGCDGLIVTGHEAAAHGGDVTSLVLIPSIVDSVKIPVIAAGGFCDGRGLISALALGAEGIAMGTRFINTQESPLHGNYKQLSMKKEVYDTLYSTRFDGLPCRLMKTEESERIIKKGPSIRKALLNSTKIAKMLNIPYFKLLLGVLFSGRENAKKLIYMSSAFDTIQNAIEKGDTEKGVLLVGQVVGRINSIPKVSEVIKTIMKEARDAQKRLLNISA, encoded by the coding sequence ATTAAGGGAGGATGGCCATATTTTAATTTAATTACTTTTACCAACAGTATAGTATTACATCTAAGGGTAATTATTAAAGAATATAAAAGGAGGTTCAATATGAAAACTCGCATAACCGAACTCTTTCGAATTAAATACCCCATTCTGCTTTCCGGCATGAGTTGGATAAGCCTTCCGAAACTGGTTGCTGCAGTCTCAAATGCTGGCGGGTTAGGTATGTTTGCAGTAGGCCCAATGAGTCCTGAGGAAACCAGAGAGACCATTCAGGAAATCAGAAAACTTACGAAAAAGCCCTTTGGAGCGAACGCTACACTAATATATCCTGATGCTGCCCAAAGTGTGGCAGTATTGCTGGAGGAGAAGATTCCTATTATCAACTTCTCTTTAGGTAAAGGTGACTGGATTGTGAAAGCTGCACATGAATATGGAGGTAAGGTCCTTGCCACTGTTGTGATGCACAAACACGCAAAGAGAGCTGAGGATTATGGTTGCGACGGGTTAATTGTCACAGGGCACGAGGCAGCCGCACATGGGGGTGATGTGACATCACTAGTGCTTATCCCAAGTATTGTGGATTCCGTAAAAATACCTGTAATCGCTGCAGGTGGTTTTTGTGATGGACGGGGACTAATATCTGCGCTTGCTCTTGGTGCTGAAGGCATTGCCATGGGAACTCGTTTTATCAATACCCAGGAAAGCCCCCTTCACGGTAATTACAAGCAACTATCAATGAAAAAGGAGGTATACGATACGCTCTATTCCACCCGATTTGATGGGCTTCCCTGTCGTTTAATGAAAACCGAAGAATCGGAACGAATAATCAAAAAAGGTCCTAGCATAAGAAAGGCATTGCTCAACTCAACTAAAATTGCAAAAATGTTAAACATACCATATTTCAAGCTTCTACTCGGCGTTTTATTCTCAGGACGAGAGAATGCCAAAAAGTTAATCTACATGTCAAGCGCATTCGATACTATACAAAATGCAATCGAAAAAGGGGACACAGAAAAAGGGGTGCTCCTGGTGGGTCAGGTTGTTGGTCGCATTAACAGTATCCCCAAAGTCTCAGAAGTAATTAAAACAATAATGAAAGAGGCAAGGGATGCACAAAAACGATTATTAAATATCTCAGCCTAA
- the dusB gene encoding tRNA dihydrouridine synthase DusB: protein MIRLRNKEICGELVLAPMAGFTDAPYRKIAKRHGASLTFTELISAEGIVRGNRKTLDLLSFNDEERPIGIQIFGKEPDVMGEAARIVEELNPDLIDINVGCSARKVNRSGSGAALLENPPLLGAIARSMVKSVKKPVSAKIRIGRDNDNKNYLDIVTLLEDAGITLISVHGRTKAQMFGGEADWDIIKEIKEKSKVPIIGNGDITSCSEARRRLHSSGCDAVMIGRGAIGNPWIFSDSIPTINEIIKQIKEHLGMMLEHYGERGIILMRKHIVRYIHGIKNASKIRAALMSSNHKDEIYAILDLFLLSHSETKE from the coding sequence ATGATAAGATTGAGGAATAAGGAAATATGTGGGGAATTAGTTCTTGCCCCAATGGCTGGGTTTACTGACGCTCCATACAGAAAGATCGCGAAAAGACATGGAGCAAGCCTCACTTTTACAGAACTGATAAGCGCGGAGGGCATTGTAAGAGGAAACAGAAAAACATTAGATCTTCTGAGTTTCAATGACGAGGAGAGGCCCATTGGGATACAGATATTTGGCAAGGAACCGGATGTAATGGGAGAGGCAGCAAGAATAGTGGAGGAGTTGAATCCTGATCTAATAGATATAAATGTTGGCTGCTCTGCCCGCAAAGTGAACAGAAGCGGGTCAGGGGCCGCTCTTCTCGAAAATCCTCCACTACTTGGTGCGATTGCAAGAAGCATGGTTAAGAGTGTAAAAAAGCCTGTATCAGCAAAAATCAGAATAGGCAGGGACAATGATAATAAAAATTATCTCGATATAGTAACATTACTCGAAGACGCCGGCATTACTTTGATCTCAGTTCATGGTAGAACCAAAGCTCAGATGTTTGGCGGAGAGGCAGACTGGGATATAATAAAAGAGATAAAGGAAAAATCCAAGGTACCAATTATCGGCAATGGGGATATCACTTCATGCTCTGAAGCAAGGAGAAGATTACATTCCTCAGGGTGTGACGCAGTTATGATCGGAAGAGGCGCTATAGGAAATCCATGGATATTCTCTGACAGCATTCCCACTATAAATGAAATAATAAAACAAATTAAAGAGCATTTAGGGATGATGTTGGAACATTATGGAGAACGTGGAATTATATTGATGAGAAAGCATATTGTAAGGTATATACACGGGATAAAAAATGCCTCCAAGATAAGGGCAGCGCTTATGAGTTCCAATCACAAAGATGAGATTTATGCTATACTTGACCTATTCCTGCTCTCACACTCTGAGACAAAAGAATAA
- a CDS encoding YifB family Mg chelatase-like AAA ATPase encodes MLSHAISLDIHGIDAHIVEIEVDIVKGLPNFTIVGLPDSTIKESKERIRSAIENSGFDFPPRNFVVNLAPAGFKKQGSNFDLPIAMAILSATGQIDFNNTLIPMVGELSLDGRVKPIKGIISMAISLYRAGYKHFIAPFENRYEASAIKEIGVYPVNNILEAISVYRQEVEMFSEHITKDEDFIFKHDFMDVKGQEIAKRAIEIASAGHHNILMYGPPGSGKTMLAKRMPSILPPLTREQAITTTMIHSVAGVLQQDKGLITTPPFRSPHHTSSDAALVGGGRIPSVGEISLSHNGVLFLDEFVEFKNDVLQALRQPLEDCKVTIARASGSYEFPADFMLVASSNPCQCGYLFDPEIHCKCSPSKVRSHFQKIAGPILDRIDIEVLVGRVPYRDLLDRGNAESSEEIRERVCRARDIQEFRFNDSRTICNARMTNQEIKRHCEIDSESESIFEIAAKKMNLSARSFFRILKVSRTIADLEGNAGIEKRHLLEALSYKNLQRSYDI; translated from the coding sequence ATGTTATCTCATGCCATCTCCTTAGACATTCATGGGATTGACGCACACATCGTAGAGATCGAGGTTGATATTGTTAAGGGACTTCCCAATTTTACTATAGTTGGCCTTCCTGATTCTACTATCAAAGAATCTAAGGAGAGGATACGTTCAGCGATTGAGAATTCTGGATTTGATTTCCCACCTAGAAACTTCGTAGTTAATTTGGCTCCTGCAGGTTTTAAGAAACAGGGATCAAATTTCGATCTTCCTATTGCAATGGCAATACTATCGGCCACTGGTCAAATAGATTTTAACAATACCTTGATTCCAATGGTTGGCGAGTTGTCCCTTGATGGTCGAGTAAAGCCAATAAAGGGGATTATATCAATGGCAATATCGCTCTATAGAGCAGGATATAAGCATTTCATCGCTCCCTTTGAAAACCGGTACGAGGCATCAGCAATAAAGGAGATAGGTGTTTATCCGGTTAATAATATCCTTGAGGCTATATCAGTCTACAGACAAGAAGTGGAAATGTTTAGTGAACACATCACTAAGGATGAGGATTTTATATTTAAGCATGATTTCATGGATGTTAAAGGTCAGGAGATAGCCAAGAGAGCAATTGAGATCGCCAGCGCAGGACATCATAACATACTGATGTATGGGCCTCCTGGCTCAGGTAAAACCATGCTGGCTAAGCGAATGCCCTCAATACTCCCACCCCTCACGAGAGAGCAGGCAATAACGACAACTATGATACACTCAGTTGCAGGAGTCCTTCAGCAGGATAAAGGCCTTATAACCACTCCTCCCTTCAGGTCGCCTCATCATACATCCTCAGATGCTGCCCTTGTTGGTGGAGGAAGGATTCCTTCAGTGGGTGAAATCTCGCTTTCGCATAATGGTGTTCTGTTTCTCGATGAGTTCGTTGAGTTTAAGAATGATGTGTTGCAGGCTCTCAGGCAACCGCTTGAGGACTGTAAGGTTACCATAGCAAGGGCGAGCGGCAGTTATGAGTTCCCTGCTGATTTTATGCTTGTGGCTTCCAGCAATCCATGCCAGTGTGGCTATCTCTTTGATCCTGAGATTCATTGCAAATGCTCGCCATCAAAGGTGAGAAGTCATTTTCAAAAGATTGCAGGACCAATTCTGGATAGAATCGATATCGAAGTTCTTGTTGGAAGAGTGCCATATCGAGATCTTTTGGATAGAGGAAATGCCGAGTCTTCGGAAGAGATAAGGGAGAGGGTTTGCAGAGCCAGGGATATTCAAGAATTCAGATTCAATGACAGCAGGACAATCTGTAATGCCAGAATGACTAACCAGGAGATTAAAAGGCATTGCGAGATTGATAGCGAATCCGAAAGTATTTTTGAGATTGCTGCAAAGAAGATGAATTTATCAGCAAGATCATTTTTCAGGATATTGAAGGTTAGCAGAACCATAGCTGATCTTGAAGGCAATGCCGGGATAGAGAAGAGACACCTCCTTGAGGCCTTGTCATACAAAAATCTTCAGAGAAGTTATGATATATAA